One window from the genome of Aptenodytes patagonicus chromosome 4, bAptPat1.pri.cur, whole genome shotgun sequence encodes:
- the AASDH gene encoding beta-alanine-activating enzyme isoform X4, whose translation MTLQEMVNQAASLYSDRKAVWFDECNDKPPTFYTYATVVKLAMELTAFLQKHCDQQRKCEIGLYCYPGINLPSWILGILQVPAAYSPIDPDAPPMLSTYFMKKSNLQYILVENDKINKFQMSHVGWFCQNSSTIEHIGLTLFQMSLSNTDLNSEVDDVKSKYEPFKAMGNSQPGYTICPEQTKVKTSEGGYVDVGQKYSLAYVLHTSGTTGIPKIVRVPHKCIVPNIQHLKSIFEITQDDMLFLASPLTFDPSVVELFIALTSGASILVVPNTIKMMPVELSAALFHHHHVTVLQATPTLLRRFGAHIIKSTVLSANTSLRVLALGGEAFPVLNVLKSWKHKENKTSIFNLYGITEVSSWATCYKIPEEVFSADVRTDFPVPLGSPLLGTKVEVRDTNGSAVLEGEGQIFIGGEERICFLDDEITVPLGTMRETGDFVRVQNAKLFFLGRKDSQIKRHGKRFNIGCLQQAAEDLCQVEACAVTWYQQEKLILFVVPKDDLEESETLKELQKSLPAHAVPDELVLIKALPLTSHGKVDVSELNKIYQNHLNSRRRDSKLSGAEELWERLQYLWKSVLGLLGDSTGISKDAVFLYSGGDSLKALQFYDEIEMLVGKAVPGLLEVILSRSIEEVYRHILKILFPDEDQLMNYDNVVKRKLSGNSGEDFHGKYIKLKSERGLEVASGLISFIALSRGNHFFSMNFTKSFMQPNNTVQVGVELLQQPSFLHLVTPSIMKSHAQGYEMENRILTVMKKANKTDCCSVQQIHAECSHVTTAELALCIRWKSNTRKCVDASPLVIIPSKEEVSASVYVGSHSRTMQAIDLDLGEIKWEKNLGDRIESSACISKCGNFIVVATLHVF comes from the exons ATGACTCTTCAGGAAATGGTGAATCAGGCGGCTAGCCTGTACTCTGATAGAAAAGCAGTTTGGTTTGATGAATGCAACGACAAACCTCCAACGTTCTACACATATGCGACGGTGGTTAAGCTTGCCATGGAATTAACAGCTTTCCTTCAAAAGCACTGTGATcagcaaagaaaatgtgaaataggCCTTTACTGCTATCCAGGAATAAACTTACCGTCTTGGATCTTAGG AATCCTTCAAGTTCCAGCTGCCTATTCTCCTATTGATCCAGATGCACCACCAATGTTATCCACTTACTTCATGAAGAAAAGCAATCTTCAGTATATTCTTGTTGAGAATGACAAAATAAAT aaattcCAGATGTCCCATGTTGGTTGGTTTTGCCAGAATTCTTCCACAATAGAACATATTGGTTTAACTCTCTTCCAAATGAGCTTGAGCAACACTGATTTAAATTCAGAAGTAGACGATGTGAAAAGTAAATATGAACCTTTCAAAGCTATGGGTAACTCACAGCCAGGATATACCATTTGCCCAGAGCAAACCAAAGTAAAAACATCAGAAGGAGGATACGTGGATGTTGGCCAGAAATACTCTTTAGCATACGTCCTGCATACATCAGGAACTACAGGGATCCCCAAAATAGTCAGAGTGCCTCATAAATGTATAGTGCCAAATATTCAGCATCTTAA ATCCATATTTGAGATCACACAGGATGATATGCTATTCCTGGCTTCTCCTCTAACATTCGACCCGTCGGTGGTTGAATTGTTCATCGCTCTGACAAGCGGAGCCTCTATTCTTGTAGTACCAAACACTATTAAAATGATGCCTGTGGAGCTGTCTGCTGCTCTATTTCACCATCACCATGTGACAGTGTTGCAG GCAACACCAACACTTCTCAGAAGGTTTGGAGCTCACATTATTAAATCAACAGTGTTGTCTGCAAATACTTCACTTCGTGTCTTAGCCCTTGGTGGTGAAGCATTTCCTGTACTGAATGTCTTGAAAAGTTGGAAGCACAAGGAgaacaaaacaagtatttttaatctgtatGGTATTACTGAAGTGTCAAGCTGGGCCACTTGCTACAAGATTCCTGAAGAGGTTTTTAGTGCTGATGTTAG AACTGATTTCCCTGTACCTTTGGGATCACCGCTCCTTGGAACAAAAGTTGAGGTCAGAGATACCAACGGTTCTGCAGTTCTAGAAGGCGAGGGACAAATATTTATAG GTGGTGAAGAACGAATCTGCTTTCTTGACGATGAAATAACTGTACCCCTGGGTACAATGAGAGAAACAGGGGATTTTGTAAGAGTGCAGAATGCGAAGTTGTTCTTCTTGGGTCGGAAAGACAGTCAGATTAAACGTCACGGCAAACGTTTTAATATTGGATGTTTGCAGCAG gcTGCTGAAGATCTTTGTCAGGTAGAAGCTTGTGCAGTGACCTGGTATCAGCAGGAAAAACTTATCCTGTTTGTTGTACCCAAAGATGATTTAGAAGAGAGCGAAACACTTAAAGAACTCCAGAAAAGTCTACCAGCTCATGCAGTCCCTGATGAGCTTGTACTGATTAAAGCTTTGCCTTTAACATCACATG GCAAAGTTGATGTATCTGAACTGAACAAGATTTACCAGAACCATCTAAACTCCAGAAGGCGTGACAGTAAGCTGAGTGGCGCAGAGGAATTGTGGGAAAGATTGCAGTATTTATGGAAG TCTGTTCTGGGTCTCCTAGGTGATTCCACCGGAATTTCTAAAGATGCGGTATTTCTGTACAGTGGTGGAGATTCGTTAAAGGCTCTACAATTTTATGATGAAATTGAGATGCTAGTAGGCAAAGCTGTGCCTGGACTCCTTGAAGTTATTCTCAGCCGCTCGATTGAAGAGGTTTATAGACATATTCTTAAAATTCTGTTTCCAGATGAAGACCAATTAATGAATTATGACAATgttgtgaaaagaaaattaagtggGAACAGTGGAGAGGACTTCCATGGAAAATATATTAAACTGAAATCTGAAAGAGGTCTTGAAGTTGCTTCAGggttaatttcatttattgcgcTAAGCAGAGgaaatcattttttttctatgaatttCACCAAGTCTTTTATGCAACCCAATAACACAGTACAGGTAGGAGTGGAACTGTTACAGCAACCATCCTTTCTGCATTTAGTGACTCCAAGTATAATGAAAAGCCATGCGCAAGGGTATGAAATGGAGAACAGAATTTTAACAGTtatgaaaaaggcaaataaaaccgactgttgctctgtacagcAGATCCATGCAGAATGTAGTCATGTAACAACGGCAGAGTTGGCATTATGCATAAGATGGAAGTCAAATACAAGAAAATGTGTTGATGCGTCACCACTGGTTATAATACCATCTAAAGAAGAAGTATCTGCATCTGTATATGTTGGCTCTCACTCTCGTACAATGCAGGCAATTGATCTAGATTTGGGagaaataaaatgggagaagAACCTTGGAGATCGTATTGAATCTTCTGCCTGCATATCTAAGTGTGGAAATTTCATTGTTGTTG CAACTCTCCATGTCTTCTAG